From a single Lactococcus allomyrinae genomic region:
- a CDS encoding InlB B-repeat-containing protein, which translates to MTVTQPAVTFTINFDSNSGDFIPSQTVDLFGTSTEPKTPKKSGYTFDGWYTDKSLIYQFDFTLSIMSDYTLYAKWIPTSSTTTTGNASASTTVSSNTGDASTSTMVSSNKNMSNSRLTANVTLTDLSKNNKANTNVNSEKGGELPTTGESSSVFLYMVGLFSLLGATWLLFHRKIKN; encoded by the coding sequence GTGACAGTAACACAACCTGCGGTCACATTTACAATAAATTTTGATAGTAATAGTGGTGATTTTATTCCTTCACAGACTGTTGATCTATTCGGAACCTCAACAGAACCTAAGACACCTAAAAAATCAGGATATACTTTTGATGGATGGTATACTGATAAAAGTTTGATATATCAATTTGATTTCACTTTATCAATCATGTCTGACTACACACTTTATGCAAAATGGATTCCAACATCTTCAACAACCACTACTGGCAATGCTAGTGCTTCAACTACGGTCTCGTCTAATACAGGCGATGCTAGTACCTCAACTATGGTCTCTTCTAATAAAAACATGAGTAATAGTAGGCTCACAGCAAATGTAACGCTAACCGATTTGTCAAAAAATAATAAAGCAAATACGAATGTAAACTCAGAAAAGGGGGGGGAATTACCCACGACTGGAGAAAGTTCATCGGTCTTTTTATACATGGTTGGTTTATTCTCACTATTGGGTGCTACTTGGCTTTTATTTCACCGTAAAATAA
- a CDS encoding Rgg/GadR/MutR family transcriptional regulator, with translation MIYKKYGEIFRALRQQKKLSVSHFESIGISKATLAKFERGESMMGFDRVVLALQELSISLEEYEQILNNYTNSDQDELIERVIVADLYSDKNELLKLINELEQSGHSFLTLAAKSTLFSLNDIESEQIIDYLFSISIWGYMELSIFYLFLPNLSARETQLLINSFLIEKHPLLSSSKHRNKLLQIAYKSVILFSSRGYIDSAKYVINCIDNYHLEHDMFNQNLRNLSVGYWNFCFKNTSEGKLQIQKAIDIFNSLNLSEVSKYYQNMLDRL, from the coding sequence ATGATTTATAAAAAATATGGTGAGATTTTTAGAGCATTAAGACAACAAAAAAAGCTCTCTGTTTCGCATTTTGAAAGCATTGGTATCTCAAAAGCGACCTTAGCAAAATTTGAACGTGGAGAATCAATGATGGGATTTGACCGTGTCGTTCTAGCATTACAAGAGTTGAGCATCTCTCTTGAAGAATATGAACAAATTTTAAATAATTATACAAATAGTGACCAAGATGAATTAATTGAACGTGTCATCGTCGCAGACCTCTATAGTGACAAAAATGAATTATTAAAACTTATAAATGAACTTGAACAATCCGGACATTCTTTCCTCACTCTTGCTGCCAAAAGCACCTTGTTTTCCTTGAATGACATAGAAAGTGAACAAATTATTGATTATTTATTTTCAATCAGTATCTGGGGCTACATGGAGTTAAGTATTTTTTATCTCTTTCTACCAAATCTCAGCGCTCGAGAAACACAATTATTAATCAATTCTTTTTTAATCGAAAAACATCCTCTACTTTCTTCTTCCAAACATAGAAATAAGTTGCTTCAGATTGCTTATAAATCTGTCATTCTTTTTTCATCACGTGGATACATAGACTCTGCAAAGTATGTTATAAATTGTATTGATAATTATCATCTAGAACATGATATGTTCAATCAAAATTTGAGAAATTTGTCCGTAGGGTACTGGAATTTTTGTTTTAAAAACACCTCCGAAGGAAAACTACAAATACAAAAAGCAATTGATATTTTCAATAGTCTCAATCTCTCCGAAGTCTCAAAATATTATCAAAATATGCTTGATAGATTATAA
- a CDS encoding YitT family protein: MKNNIKEYILIMIGSLSIAFSVNCLAIPNLLGEGGVPGLIAMGTYLFDIPSYLTNFFLNGLLIIFSYRYFNKTLIFRTVFVLILSTIFLHLTAHLPLRLPYPILAAVLAGTFMGGGIGLIYLGKATSASGSLIAKILEKKFNIRKSLGLLISDLFVILPSSIFLGIERSLLTLLSVYVSSKVLAIIIETDLSKYFKISKNFL, encoded by the coding sequence ATGAAAAACAATATCAAAGAATATATACTAATCATGATTGGGTCTCTATCAATTGCTTTTTCTGTAAATTGTTTAGCAATTCCAAATCTTCTAGGTGAAGGGGGAGTACCTGGACTAATCGCTATGGGTACTTATTTATTTGACATCCCCTCCTATCTTACCAACTTTTTTCTTAACGGTTTACTTATAATATTTAGCTATCGTTACTTTAATAAAACTCTAATTTTTCGGACAGTTTTTGTTCTAATCCTTTCCACTATCTTTTTGCATCTTACAGCACATCTCCCTCTCAGGCTGCCCTATCCTATTCTTGCCGCTGTTTTAGCTGGTACTTTCATGGGAGGAGGGATTGGTCTCATTTATTTAGGGAAAGCAACGTCTGCAAGTGGTAGTCTAATTGCTAAAATATTGGAAAAAAAATTCAATATCCGAAAAAGTCTGGGCCTGCTTATATCTGACCTTTTTGTAATTCTTCCCTCTAGTATTTTTTTAGGAATTGAGCGTTCACTTCTCACCCTCCTCTCTGTTTATGTGTCCTCTAAAGTATTGGCTATAATTATCGAAACAGATTTATCCAAATACTTCAAAATTTCCAAGAATTTTTTATAA
- a CDS encoding D-lyxose/D-mannose family sugar isomerase, whose product MYQGKIRAIFKNSGIAFTGQELDNIEYADFGLKNIEEEGLNLIVYVNNDRYCAKEMVLLPRQTCPEHRHPRRGIKLEIEGKEETFRVRYGKVYLYVEGEENVQEISAKIPEKSKEWYTIRHEIVLEAGEQYTIIPDTLHWFQASEEGAIISEFSSPSDDSSDIFTNPNIKR is encoded by the coding sequence ATGTATCAAGGAAAAATTAGAGCAATATTCAAAAATTCAGGTATTGCTTTTACAGGGCAAGAACTAGATAATATAGAGTATGCTGATTTTGGATTGAAAAACATTGAAGAAGAGGGACTTAATCTCATTGTTTATGTGAATAATGATCGCTATTGTGCAAAAGAAATGGTTTTACTTCCTAGACAAACTTGTCCAGAACATCGCCATCCACGACGAGGAATAAAGTTAGAAATTGAAGGAAAAGAAGAAACTTTTCGAGTTCGTTATGGTAAAGTCTATCTTTATGTGGAAGGTGAGGAAAATGTGCAGGAAATCTCAGCTAAAATTCCAGAAAAGAGCAAAGAGTGGTATACTATTCGACATGAAATTGTACTTGAAGCAGGAGAACAATATACAATTATTCCTGATACTTTGCATTGGTTTCAAGCATCAGAAGAGGGAGCGATTATTTCAGAGTTTTCATCGCCTAGTGATGATTCATCGGATATTTTCACTAATCCTAATATCAAACGTTAA
- a CDS encoding PTS fructose transporter subunit IIC, which translates to MGVLKDLGFKRHLMTAISFFLPIICAAGFLLAIGNIMGGASIADFSKGFSFADTMTTMGGYGLGYLPIVVSTAIAYSIADKPGIAPGLIVGFVAHGINTGFIGGIASGFVVGIITLLFYANVKVPKWMEGLMPTLIVPFVSSFLGGMVMYYVLGTPINYLVSLLTNYLNHLDSSQLLIYGLIIGVLASIDYGGPINKTVFAVVFAMFSENIYAPLTVLIGASMITPFGYGLALILQKIFKKNVFDKQDIETLKSAIPMGFCQITEGCFPIIFKNWLKNMIATGIGGGIFGALSMFWGCDSHIPASGMFAVPTMTGNRGFLFVIALIIGSLAQAIVFVLIMKPVNPNEMAEFEEKEEEDIEFGDLKIS; encoded by the coding sequence ATGGGTGTTTTAAAAGATTTAGGTTTTAAAAGACATTTAATGACGGCAATCTCATTCTTTTTACCAATCATTTGTGCAGCAGGCTTCTTGCTCGCTATTGGTAATATTATGGGAGGAGCATCAATTGCTGATTTTTCAAAAGGATTTAGTTTTGCGGATACTATGACAACAATGGGAGGTTATGGATTAGGTTATCTTCCTATAGTGGTTTCTACTGCGATTGCTTACTCTATTGCAGATAAACCAGGTATTGCACCAGGATTGATTGTTGGATTCGTTGCTCATGGGATCAATACTGGGTTTATCGGCGGCATTGCATCAGGATTTGTTGTTGGGATTATTACATTACTTTTCTATGCTAATGTCAAAGTCCCAAAATGGATGGAAGGTCTAATGCCAACTTTAATTGTGCCATTTGTATCATCTTTTCTAGGTGGAATGGTGATGTATTATGTACTTGGTACGCCAATCAACTATCTAGTCAGTTTGCTGACAAATTATTTAAATCATCTTGATTCTTCACAACTTTTGATTTATGGTTTGATTATTGGCGTCCTTGCTTCTATTGACTATGGCGGACCTATTAATAAAACAGTATTTGCAGTGGTGTTTGCTATGTTTTCAGAAAATATTTATGCACCGCTTACCGTTTTGATTGGCGCATCCATGATTACACCATTTGGCTACGGGCTTGCCTTAATCCTTCAGAAAATATTTAAGAAAAATGTCTTTGATAAACAGGATATTGAAACATTAAAATCTGCTATTCCTATGGGATTTTGTCAGATTACCGAGGGGTGTTTTCCAATTATCTTCAAAAATTGGTTAAAAAATATGATTGCAACAGGTATTGGCGGTGGTATATTTGGGGCATTGTCAATGTTTTGGGGGTGTGATAGTCATATTCCGGCATCAGGGATGTTTGCTGTGCCAACTATGACAGGTAATCGTGGATTTCTCTTCGTTATCGCTCTTATCATCGGTTCACTAGCACAAGCTATTGTCTTTGTACTCATAATGAAACCTGTTAATCCAAATGAAATGGCTGAGTTTGAGGAAAAAGAAGAGGAAGATATTGAGTTTGGAGATCTTAAAATTTCTTAA
- a CDS encoding PTS fructose transporter subunit IIB gives MKIVGIAACTAGIAHTYIAKEKLTQAGIEHGHTIHIETQGLAGQQDKLTPEEIAEADIVIIAADIKINGRKRFEGKKVVEVPTSLVVKSPNKLVEKLEEVHQGV, from the coding sequence ATGAAAATTGTTGGAATTGCAGCATGCACAGCAGGTATCGCTCATACCTATATTGCTAAGGAGAAGTTGACACAAGCAGGGATTGAACATGGACATACCATCCATATCGAAACACAAGGACTTGCTGGACAACAAGATAAGCTGACACCAGAAGAAATCGCTGAGGCTGATATTGTTATTATTGCGGCAGATATAAAAATTAATGGTCGCAAGCGCTTTGAAGGTAAAAAAGTTGTCGAAGTACCAACTAGTCTGGTTGTCAAGTCGCCAAACAAACTAGTTGAAAAACTCGAAGAAGTACATCAAGGAGTATAA
- a CDS encoding ketose-bisphosphate aldolase, translating to MVLVTGKELLSVAKEKNFAIPAYNCGSGQLLNATLKACEEDQAPFIIAIHPDELSFLEDNFVASCIDAANKTKLPIAIHLDHGASYEQVIHAIQLGMTSVMIDKSLAPFEENIEITKKVVEAAHAVGVSVEAELGTIGNTGNNVEGGNQQGIYTDPAQAKEFVERTGCDSLAVGIGTSHGLYPKGLQPKLAINVLEEIVKETGIPLVLHGASNNLDSEIKAAVTHGINKVNISSDIKIVFAERLREELNDGNTEKREPNVLFPAPMKETEKVVHQKNQLFGASNTAKYYFQ from the coding sequence ATGGTTTTAGTAACAGGTAAAGAGCTACTTTCAGTCGCAAAAGAAAAGAACTTTGCAATTCCAGCTTATAACTGTGGCTCAGGACAACTCTTAAACGCCACTTTGAAAGCATGTGAAGAAGACCAAGCACCATTCATCATAGCAATTCACCCAGATGAATTGAGCTTCTTGGAAGATAACTTTGTTGCTTCATGTATTGATGCAGCAAATAAGACTAAGTTACCAATCGCAATTCATTTGGACCATGGTGCAAGTTATGAACAAGTCATTCATGCAATCCAACTAGGAATGACGTCGGTTATGATTGATAAATCTTTAGCTCCATTCGAAGAGAATATTGAAATTACTAAAAAAGTTGTTGAAGCAGCGCATGCTGTTGGGGTATCAGTTGAAGCTGAACTTGGAACAATTGGCAATACTGGTAATAATGTTGAAGGAGGTAATCAACAAGGAATTTATACTGATCCAGCACAAGCTAAAGAATTTGTTGAGCGGACAGGGTGTGACTCACTTGCTGTAGGTATTGGAACTTCTCACGGTCTTTATCCAAAAGGGCTTCAGCCCAAATTGGCGATTAATGTTTTGGAAGAAATTGTTAAAGAGACAGGTATTCCGCTAGTATTGCATGGAGCGTCCAATAACTTAGATTCCGAGATTAAAGCAGCAGTTACACATGGAATCAATAAGGTTAATATCTCATCAGATATTAAAATTGTTTTTGCAGAACGATTAAGAGAAGAGTTAAATGATGGTAACACCGAAAAACGAGAACCAAATGTACTCTTCCCAGCGCCTATGAAAGAAACAGAAAAAGTAGTTCATCAAAAGAATCAACTTTTTGGCGCTAGTAATACGGCTAAGTATTATTTTCAGTAA
- a CDS encoding PTS sugar transporter subunit IIA — protein sequence MTDIDLGKVVHKNLIVVPSKSKTKDEVINELGHLLATKGYLFDAQEFIDDVYLREKEGVTGIGQGIAIPHGKSIAVKNTTIAVAVLDEEIEWETLDEQPVKVVIMFAVKDTDANTTHILLLQQIAVLLAHSDFLDKLKKVTSVDELYQLMTTAN from the coding sequence ATGACAGACATTGATTTAGGTAAAGTCGTTCATAAGAATTTGATAGTTGTACCATCAAAATCCAAAACTAAAGATGAGGTAATTAATGAACTAGGTCACTTGCTTGCGACCAAAGGATACCTCTTTGATGCTCAAGAATTTATTGATGATGTTTATTTGAGAGAGAAAGAGGGAGTGACGGGGATAGGACAAGGTATTGCTATTCCACACGGAAAATCAATTGCCGTCAAGAATACCACAATTGCAGTTGCTGTATTAGATGAAGAAATTGAGTGGGAAACTTTAGATGAACAGCCTGTCAAAGTCGTCATTATGTTTGCTGTCAAAGATACGGATGCTAATACAACTCATATACTACTATTGCAGCAAATTGCTGTATTACTAGCACATAGTGATTTTCTTGATAAACTCAAAAAAGTCACAAGTGTTGATGAGCTGTATCAACTGATGACGACTGCTAATTAA
- a CDS encoding BglG family transcription antiterminator has protein sequence MDLNANERQVMSLLNFEYYVEAASLAKQLLVSDKTIRRMIKKINERYTGHYAEPLILSQAGKGFRLSAYFKDKDVYAELSVDEQDDKTLYDIMLTILFSHPNKRQYDVLKIDYLSNSAKNTRLNKIKQAFKDFHLIFKTNQYYVWIEGDEIQIRRAINDLIMTINKNNSLKQIGLNLFSADNQFIDRQVELIEEKTQQYLSYPYDWTVRLHLSVLVKRVRKGSIQTTINEINELEKQLMMKNKSLARLASIITKNFSNYLNVELKETEQLLMFQTLYAINLSRQESQAIDECLAEEVTKTLIINVFEIANVTLLPQSRRLYEDLYQHVLPMLSRLRLGIKIENNLLDEVKLKYTKTFEKLSKIIDGINHELAFETKIDEAETGYLSLYFEKYHLEVTTDKRVLLVCATGIGTSELLKARLQKKIPNLNVIAAMSNRQARKSQGFIEENIDLILSTLDVSVTKIGKVPILTISPLLTEKDVQKINYILEESERTNDRH, from the coding sequence GTGGATTTAAATGCGAATGAACGACAGGTGATGAGCCTACTAAATTTTGAGTATTACGTTGAAGCTGCCAGTTTAGCAAAACAGTTACTCGTATCGGATAAAACGATTCGACGGATGATAAAAAAAATCAATGAACGGTATACAGGACATTATGCTGAACCACTAATTCTATCACAGGCAGGAAAAGGATTTCGGCTATCAGCTTACTTCAAAGATAAGGATGTTTATGCTGAACTATCAGTAGATGAACAAGATGACAAAACCTTGTATGACATTATGCTGACAATTTTATTCAGTCATCCTAATAAAAGGCAATACGATGTTTTGAAAATAGATTATCTATCAAATAGTGCAAAGAACACGCGCCTAAATAAAATTAAACAAGCATTTAAAGATTTTCATCTTATTTTCAAGACAAATCAGTATTATGTTTGGATTGAAGGAGATGAAATTCAAATTAGACGAGCGATTAACGATTTAATTATGACGATTAACAAAAATAACAGTCTCAAACAAATTGGTCTTAATCTCTTTTCAGCAGATAATCAATTTATTGATAGACAAGTAGAATTAATAGAAGAGAAAACGCAACAATATCTAAGCTATCCTTATGATTGGACCGTCAGACTTCATCTCTCTGTTCTTGTTAAGCGTGTTAGAAAAGGGAGTATTCAAACAACCATAAATGAGATAAATGAATTAGAGAAGCAACTTATGATGAAAAATAAGTCTTTAGCAAGGCTCGCAAGTATTATCACGAAAAACTTTTCAAACTATCTCAATGTTGAGTTAAAAGAGACAGAGCAGTTATTAATGTTTCAAACCTTATATGCGATTAATTTAAGTAGACAAGAAAGTCAAGCAATAGATGAATGTTTGGCAGAAGAAGTTACCAAAACACTGATAATCAATGTATTTGAAATAGCTAATGTTACTCTATTGCCACAGAGTCGTAGATTATATGAAGATTTATATCAACATGTGTTACCTATGCTTTCTCGTTTGCGATTAGGAATTAAGATTGAAAACAATTTGCTAGACGAAGTGAAGTTAAAGTACACGAAAACTTTTGAAAAATTGTCAAAAATCATTGATGGAATTAACCATGAACTTGCCTTCGAAACTAAGATAGATGAGGCAGAAACTGGATATTTATCCCTTTATTTTGAGAAATATCATTTAGAAGTGACAACTGACAAACGAGTGTTATTAGTTTGTGCCACAGGTATTGGTACCAGTGAGCTATTAAAAGCAAGGCTCCAAAAGAAAATTCCTAACTTAAATGTTATTGCAGCGATGAGCAATCGTCAAGCACGAAAAAGTCAAGGATTTATTGAAGAAAATATTGACTTGATTTTATCAACACTTGATGTATCCGTTACAAAAATTGGCAAAGTTCCAATTCTGACGATTAGTCCACTTTTAACAGAAAAAGACGTTCAGAAAATAAATTATATTTTAGAAGAAAGTGAGAGAACGAATGACAGACATTGA
- a CDS encoding universal stress protein has product MRDEYKRILVAVDDSDQAKQAVHEAVAITKRNKSSLFVLHIKDETMLSGTPLALTISLEDLEEKSRTITEDISNSINEEVKFELHSFMGNPKKEIVKFAKENNIDLIVIGSNSKGLINRMLVGSTTTYVVSHAPCNVMVVK; this is encoded by the coding sequence ATGAGAGACGAATATAAAAGAATTTTAGTTGCAGTAGATGATTCAGACCAAGCAAAACAAGCGGTTCATGAAGCAGTAGCGATTACAAAAAGAAATAAATCGTCGCTGTTTGTCCTGCATATTAAAGATGAAACTATGCTTAGCGGGACACCACTTGCCCTAACAATTAGTTTAGAAGATTTAGAAGAAAAATCAAGAACAATTACAGAAGATATCTCAAACAGTATCAATGAAGAAGTAAAGTTTGAACTTCACAGCTTCATGGGTAATCCCAAAAAAGAGATTGTCAAATTTGCAAAGGAAAATAATATTGATTTAATCGTTATCGGATCCAATAGCAAAGGTCTAATCAATCGTATGCTCGTGGGCTCTACAACAACATATGTAGTAAGTCATGCCCCTTGTAATGTCATGGTTGTAAAATAA
- a CDS encoding GNAT family N-acetyltransferase, with the protein MSHLEIRRLTEHDEQAFLNYVEACKNDFTTFGHFARHRYANFKTGNYKQLLRELEQVETSPKNWNQSRQISYFAFKAGKIVGSIRCRFDLEKDDLLLYGGHIGYDVPEFARGQHIAEEMCQFAFEHYLSVNITSILVTIDENNFASRHIIEKLGGQLNNWVYDSEDQAILARYWINLLK; encoded by the coding sequence ATGTCTCATTTAGAAATTAGAAGATTAACCGAACATGATGAACAAGCTTTTTTAAATTATGTTGAAGCTTGCAAAAATGATTTTACAACATTTGGTCATTTTGCAAGACATCGTTATGCCAACTTTAAAACAGGGAATTATAAACAATTGCTTAGAGAGCTGGAGCAAGTTGAAACTTCTCCGAAAAACTGGAACCAGTCACGACAAATCAGTTATTTTGCTTTTAAAGCTGGAAAAATAGTTGGAAGTATTCGTTGTCGATTTGACTTGGAAAAAGATGACTTACTTTTGTATGGTGGACATATTGGTTACGATGTTCCTGAATTTGCTAGAGGACAACATATTGCTGAAGAAATGTGTCAATTCGCCTTTGAGCACTATCTTTCCGTTAATATCACCTCTATTTTAGTTACGATTGATGAAAATAATTTTGCAAGTCGGCATATTATTGAGAAGTTAGGAGGTCAGTTAAATAACTGGGTTTATGATTCAGAAGACCAAGCCATTCTAGCACGATATTGGATTAATCTTTTAAAATAA
- the radC gene encoding RadC family protein: MYEVKENPYPMLPRERLELLGPEKLSDSELLAILLRTGTKKLSALELAAKILQHFQTMERFCHASILELKEISGIGQAKAIEIRAMMELGKRIQTAEHHRHGQVMSAQEFGLNLAFEMRDYEQEHLLAIYLDGQNKIIEKRTIFIGAVNHALANPREILYHAVKNLAVGLLVAHNHPSGSLQPSSADRTFTDKIKISCDNLGISFIDHVIVGGGNYFSFREHER, from the coding sequence ATGTACGAAGTAAAAGAGAATCCTTATCCCATGTTGCCAAGAGAAAGACTAGAGCTATTAGGACCAGAGAAGTTGTCGGATAGCGAATTACTTGCTATTTTGCTACGAACAGGAACAAAAAAGTTATCAGCGCTTGAACTTGCCGCAAAAATTTTACAGCATTTTCAGACGATGGAGCGTTTTTGCCATGCTTCTATTTTAGAGTTGAAAGAAATTTCAGGAATTGGTCAAGCTAAAGCAATCGAAATTCGTGCGATGATGGAGCTTGGAAAAAGGATTCAGACCGCAGAACACCATAGGCATGGACAAGTGATGAGTGCTCAAGAGTTTGGTTTGAATTTGGCATTTGAGATGCGTGACTATGAACAGGAACATCTCCTTGCCATATATCTTGATGGTCAAAACAAAATTATCGAGAAACGAACCATTTTTATAGGGGCTGTAAATCATGCCTTGGCTAATCCAAGAGAAATTCTTTATCATGCTGTAAAAAATCTTGCAGTTGGTCTACTTGTCGCGCATAATCATCCTTCTGGAAGTTTGCAACCAAGTAGCGCAGACCGAACTTTTACTGACAAAATAAAAATTTCTTGTGATAATTTAGGTATTTCGTTTATTGACCATGTCATTGTCGGTGGTGGGAATTATTTTAGTTTCCGTGAACATGAAAGATAA
- a CDS encoding phosphatase PAP2 family protein codes for MNKKISYSIGTITGILFVILAVWVKLSHTQTPLNFDKPIQNFAFQLQNSSILTHFFTAYTNLFGDTGGIITAALVALLLFFLFKQKIGGLWFAGLTVFGTGFNTLVKEVIGRSRPDIHRLVAFANQSGKSFASGHSVFATILFGSLFLIYFTKLKTRSAKLGLAGLALLLTVLVMFSRVFVGYIIQVILLVDFLKD; via the coding sequence ATGAACAAAAAAATATCTTACTCCATTGGTACCATAACAGGGATTTTATTTGTAATTCTGGCGGTCTGGGTAAAATTGAGCCATACACAGACACCGCTAAACTTTGATAAGCCAATACAGAATTTTGCTTTCCAACTCCAAAATTCGTCAATTTTAACACATTTTTTTACTGCTTATACCAATTTATTTGGTGATACAGGTGGGATTATTACAGCTGCTCTCGTCGCTTTACTTTTATTTTTCTTGTTCAAACAAAAAATAGGTGGCTTATGGTTTGCTGGATTGACTGTGTTTGGAACAGGATTTAATACACTTGTTAAAGAGGTAATTGGTCGAAGCAGACCAGATATCCATCGTCTTGTAGCTTTTGCTAATCAAAGTGGGAAAAGTTTTGCAAGTGGTCATTCTGTTTTTGCGACAATTTTATTTGGAAGTCTTTTTTTGATTTATTTCACTAAGTTGAAAACACGAAGCGCGAAGCTTGGTTTAGCAGGATTAGCGTTGTTATTAACTGTTCTTGTGATGTTCTCAAGGGTATTTGTGGGGTACATTATCCAAGTGATACTATTGGTGGATTTCTTGAAGGACTAA
- a CDS encoding permease, giving the protein MFKFERVTRYVLLGFVLLSLLMMVFVTYTDTGFVNPIDVILTIFVLYLFFRVIDRGLRKLSVRQLKGIIALSVIGVAVSALLNVILIRVQLFGDVQICITMARQLVQGNFNWSEWILQYKNLVPLTILYSVFMRVGQFLHLGFNPIFLAYNIALLLGSIILIIATLWHKNPRAAAFAALLSIIVPSFYGFTIQVGYTDGASIFALALLLFFLECGRLNWWKLLIIALVFAYGYLMRPNLIIALVALVIIGLFTYKTQRNVYRKVVQLFIASIVGLLLAIGAGKVLDANYHYNSTNPDEFPIAHWIYMGLNQQKFGEYNRCDRSYTLHHIGFSSAQSADVSGIATRLASYNPETFIFHLFVKYGVLWREGTFQTLTDYQKTYIFAPKFYLEHISAIRLIFQVFSKALIALFLIAVGLRFLSNKMLAKDSLLFALLTIFGISLFHTLIWEVKTRYQFMTFGLLFFVGVYSLIEHFEKVSIMNSHIE; this is encoded by the coding sequence GTGTTTAAATTTGAAAGAGTAACTCGTTATGTCTTATTAGGTTTTGTGTTGCTTTCACTCTTGATGATGGTCTTTGTTACATATACTGATACAGGATTTGTTAATCCGATTGATGTGATTCTAACAATATTCGTATTATATTTATTCTTCCGAGTCATTGATAGAGGATTGCGAAAGCTGTCAGTGAGGCAGCTAAAGGGAATCATTGCTCTGTCAGTAATAGGTGTCGCTGTCAGCGCATTATTGAATGTCATTCTGATACGAGTGCAATTATTTGGGGATGTCCAGATATGTATAACGATGGCTCGACAGCTCGTGCAAGGTAATTTTAATTGGAGTGAATGGATTTTACAATATAAAAATCTTGTTCCATTAACGATTTTGTATAGTGTCTTCATGAGAGTGGGACAGTTTTTACATCTAGGTTTTAATCCGATTTTTCTTGCTTACAATATCGCTTTGCTTTTGGGAAGTATAATATTGATTATTGCAACTTTATGGCATAAGAATCCACGCGCTGCGGCTTTTGCGGCTTTATTATCAATCATTGTTCCATCATTTTATGGCTTTACTATTCAAGTTGGTTATACTGATGGAGCTAGTATTTTTGCTCTAGCGCTTCTATTGTTTTTCCTCGAATGTGGGAGATTGAACTGGTGGAAGTTATTGATTATTGCATTAGTTTTTGCGTATGGTTATCTTATGAGACCAAATCTTATTATTGCTCTTGTCGCATTAGTGATAATTGGACTATTCACTTATAAAACACAGAGAAATGTTTATAGAAAAGTTGTTCAACTTTTTATTGCATCTATTGTAGGACTTTTGTTAGCGATAGGAGCTGGGAAAGTTCTTGATGCAAACTATCACTATAATAGTACAAATCCAGACGAATTTCCGATAGCACATTGGATTTATATGGGCTTAAATCAACAAAAATTTGGAGAGTATAATCGTTGCGACCGTAGTTATACACTACATCATATCGGTTTTTCTTCTGCGCAAAGTGCAGATGTTTCAGGAATTGCAACACGACTTGCAAGCTATAATCCAGAGACTTTTATTTTTCATTTGTTTGTCAAATATGGTGTTTTGTGGCGAGAAGGAACCTTTCAAACATTGACAGATTACCAAAAAACCTATATTTTTGCACCAAAGTTTTATTTGGAACACATCAGTGCGATTAGACTTATTTTTCAAGTGTTTTCGAAAGCTTTAATAGCTTTATTTCTCATTGCCGTAGGATTAAGATTTTTGAGCAATAAAATGCTAGCTAAAGATTCCCTCTTATTCGCGTTGTTGACCATATTTGGTATAAGTTTATTTCATACATTGATTTGGGAAGTAAAGACACGTTATCAATTTATGACTTTTGGACTTTTATTTTTTGTAGGGGTCTATTCATTGATTGAGCATTTTGAGAAAGTGTCAATTATGAATTCTCATATTGAGTAA